The following nucleotide sequence is from Archangium lipolyticum.
GGACAGCTTGGGACAGAACCTGTTGGACGAGCGCCGGGAAATGAGCGAGCTGCTCGACGACATCGGCAGGTACACCGAGCACATCGGCGACATCGTCAAGGTGCAACAGAACCACGCCCGGATGCCGCGGCTCCAGGAGCCGGTCAGCCTGGCGGAGTTGGTGGAGGACGCACTGCGCATCAATGCGGCCGACCTCTCCCGCCACCAGGTGAAGGTGGATCGGCAACTGGCCCCGTTGGCCCCCGTGCTCACCGACAAGCACAAGGTGCTGATGATCCTCGTCAACCTGTTCAGCAACGCCAAACACGCCATGGATGGGGTGCCGCCGGAGGAGCGTCGGCTTGCCGTGAAGCTGGAGCCCTCCGCCGCGGACCGCGTCCGCATCGAGGTGCGAGACACCGGCGTGGGAATCTCACCGGAGCTGCTCACGCGCATCTTCCAGTACGGCTACACCACGCGCCAGGATGGCCACGGTTTTGGCCTGCACTCCAGCGCGTTGGCGGCCCAGGAACTGGGCGGCTCGCTGACGGTCCACAGCGAGGGAGCGGGGCAGGGGGCCACCTTCACGCTGGAGCTGCCCCTGCTCGCCCCCGGGAGACCTCATGGTGCGTAGCCGCTCTTCCGCGGCGGCTCCTTGCCGCTGATCAGCACGGAATGGGAGTGCATTCGGTGGGGCTGCACACGACGCACGTGTGCCATACGAACTTGCAGCGGTTGAACCCCTCATCATCCTCTTCGCACTGAACGCGCACGCCGGTGGGATCGGGATTGAGGTGCTGCAGATACTGCAACCCGTTGAGCACGGCGCCATCGTAGGCGGGATCGCACGCCACGGCTCTGCCCGCGGCGTCGAGGCCGCAGGCCGCTACCTGCGCGCCGTCCGACACCGGCGCTCCCGCCGTGTAGATCGAGAAAGGGGCTCGGCTCTCGGAAGTGGAGACGTACAGGACCTCGCCCGTGTCCAGGGTGACCGGGATGCGGCCCTGTGAGTCACCGTAGTAGCTCGCGAGGCCGCGAAGCCTCGCGGCCAGCGTAGGCGCTGCTTGCGCGACGGCGGTCCCGACAGTCAGCACGAGGAGGAGTCCGACAACACGACGAGATGTCTTCATGGCGTTCGTTCTTCTTTCTGGATCGGGGTGGTTTCCTCTGACCTCACCCGTCCAGACGCACGTGCCTTCGAATATTCCCGCGCCTCATGCGCGACGCCGAGATCCGGGAGCAGTACCAGCAGTGTCCTTTGTTGGATTCTTGGGGGCAGATGATGGGGCTTCCACTGCCCTTGCCACCTTGCCGGGGATAGGGAGCGAGCATGACTTCCATCGACGATGTCTCGGCTTCCTCACGGGTGCTCCACCGCCGCATCGAGCTCGACGGCCTGAGCATCTTCTTCCGCGAGTCCGGTCCGGAGCACGCACCAGTGTTGCTGCTCCCTCACGGCTATCCATGCTCGTCCTATCAGTATCGCCGTCTGATGCCGGCGCTGTCGGATCGATGGCGGACCCTCGCACCCGACCTTCCAGGGTTTGGCTACAGCGGCACTCCGGATCCATCCGGGTTCGGGTACGATTTCGATGCGTATGCCAGGTTCCTCGGGCGGTTCACCGAGGCACTGGATCTTCGGGAGTATGCCATCTGGCTCCATGATTATGGCTCCCAGATCGGGCTACGACACGCCATCGCCCACCCGGAGCGGATCAAGGCCGTCGTCATCCAGAATGGTGACATCTACGAGGATGCGCTGGGTCCGAAATACGAGACCATCAAGGCGTTCTGGAACGACCCGAGCGTGCAGACACGTCAGCCTTTGGAAGCGGCCGTGAGCGAGGCGGGCTTCCGGGAGGAGTTCGTCGGAGAGATTTCGCCGCGGCTCGCGGAACGGATCCCACCTGATCTGTGGAAGCTGCACTGGCCGCTCATGGACACACCGGTGCGGCGGGCGGTCGCCGTGGGGCTGATGGAGAAGCTGAAGGAGAACCTGGAGTGGTTTCCCCGCTACCAGCGCTATCTTCGAGAGAAGCATCCCGCCACGCTGATCCTCTGGGGGCCCGAGGATGGCTACATGCCAGCGCCCGCGGCACGAGCTTATTTGCGTGACGTTCCCGATGCCGAGCTGCATCTGCTCGAAGGCGCGGGTCACTGGCTTCTGGAAACGCACTTCGAGGAAGCCGTGCCGATTGTGCGCGACTTCCTGTCGCGCCAGCTCACATGAGGCGCGCCCAGACCGTGAGATTCAGAGGTCGCCTTCGAGCGCGTCACGCACGCCCGGGAGCTGGGCGAGCAGCTCCAGCTCGGCGGCCTTGAGGTGGGACACCCGCCGTCCGGCGATCCGCTCGAAGTGAAGCTCGATGCGGTGCTGTCCCTCCGCGTCCACCTCGCGGAAGAGCCGGGCACGCCGGCCCTCCTTCACGCAGGCGAGGATGTCCTTATGGATGCTGTTGAGCCGACGATACACCTTCAGCGCCATCCGACCCTCGGGGGTGTCGAACGTGTGGAAGTGCCGGTTGCGCGAGAGCGGTCTCGCCGGATCATGGAGCCTCTCCACGAGGCGCCGAACGAATGGGTCCATCGACGCCGCAGGATAACATCCGGTACCCTCCATCTCAGCGATGCAATTCGAACTTCCTCGCCCGCTCTGGGCCCTGGCACTGATGCTCCCGCTTGCCTGCAAGGATCCGGACACCCTGTCCGTCCAGACCCGGGCACAACGTTTCCAGGCCCGGTTGGAGGAGGGGCGCCATCAGTTGGCCAATGGGCAGCCCGAGCAGGCCGC
It contains:
- a CDS encoding alpha/beta fold hydrolase, giving the protein MTSIDDVSASSRVLHRRIELDGLSIFFRESGPEHAPVLLLPHGYPCSSYQYRRLMPALSDRWRTLAPDLPGFGYSGTPDPSGFGYDFDAYARFLGRFTEALDLREYAIWLHDYGSQIGLRHAIAHPERIKAVVIQNGDIYEDALGPKYETIKAFWNDPSVQTRQPLEAAVSEAGFREEFVGEISPRLAERIPPDLWKLHWPLMDTPVRRAVAVGLMEKLKENLEWFPRYQRYLREKHPATLILWGPEDGYMPAPAARAYLRDVPDAELHLLEGAGHWLLETHFEEAVPIVRDFLSRQLT